Proteins encoded within one genomic window of Candidatus Amarolinea dominans:
- a CDS encoding DUF4349 domain-containing protein, giving the protein MSRKVLTSILLLVVALGWVACGGAAPAPESAPNEQVVGGAPRQVAATEAVAAGDAAGMSPALENRMIIQRAEISMVIKDTEATATAIRTLALNAGGYIADSNLFRDGEQLRGTLTVRVPGQNLPTFLDQVKGMAVRVLRDSLSGEDVTQEFTDLGSRLRNLEATEVELLALLTEVRQRPGAKTSDILEVYEKLTQIRGEIEQIKGRMQFLSNLTSLATIQVELIPDALDAPVIEEGWRPLVTLRQASARLIRTLQALVEAVIWLIIYVLPVLILMALPFVLLALAIRALRRRTSRTPRPLPPAAESSEKTDS; this is encoded by the coding sequence ATGTCACGCAAAGTATTGACAAGCATTTTGTTACTCGTGGTGGCCCTGGGTTGGGTGGCGTGCGGAGGCGCAGCGCCTGCTCCGGAGTCTGCGCCCAATGAGCAGGTCGTAGGCGGAGCGCCGAGGCAGGTGGCAGCCACGGAAGCAGTGGCCGCTGGTGATGCTGCTGGAATGTCGCCAGCCCTGGAAAATCGTATGATCATCCAGCGTGCTGAGATTAGCATGGTGATCAAGGACACCGAGGCCACGGCCACCGCGATCCGCACATTGGCGCTGAACGCGGGGGGCTATATCGCCGACTCCAACCTGTTCCGTGATGGCGAGCAACTACGCGGTACGCTGACTGTGCGGGTTCCTGGTCAAAACCTGCCCACTTTCCTCGATCAGGTCAAAGGCATGGCCGTGCGCGTGTTGCGCGACAGCCTGTCTGGTGAAGATGTGACCCAGGAGTTCACCGACCTGGGCAGCCGTCTGCGCAACCTGGAGGCGACCGAGGTCGAGCTGTTGGCCCTGTTGACCGAAGTGCGCCAGCGGCCCGGCGCCAAGACAAGCGATATTCTGGAAGTTTACGAGAAGCTCACGCAGATTCGGGGCGAGATCGAGCAGATCAAGGGGCGCATGCAGTTTCTGTCCAACCTCACCTCCCTGGCGACGATCCAGGTCGAGCTGATTCCCGATGCCCTGGACGCACCGGTGATCGAGGAAGGCTGGCGGCCGCTTGTCACCCTCCGCCAAGCCTCGGCACGCCTGATCAGGACCCTGCAAGCCCTGGTGGAAGCTGTGATCTGGCTGATCATCTACGTGCTGCCCGTGCTGATCCTGATGGCCCTGCCGTTCGTCCTGCTGGCGCTGGCGATCCGAGCGCTGCGCCGCCGCACCAGCCGCACCCCGCGGCCGTTGCCGCCCGCGGCAGAGTCGTCCGAGAAAACCGATTCGTAA